In one window of Mobula hypostoma chromosome 1, sMobHyp1.1, whole genome shotgun sequence DNA:
- the gphb5 gene encoding glycoprotein hormone beta-5 yields the protein MSSHRLNLQHLLWGSIILQFLVFYENALPASTISLQTFIGCAVREFRFLARKPGCKGLRITTDACWGRCETWERPILDPPYVEAYHRVCTYNETRFVTVKLPNCHADVDPFYTYPVAVRCDCGICSTTTTECETL from the exons ATGTCCAGCCACAG ACTGAATCTGCAACATTTACTATGGGGGAGCATCATTCTTCAGTTCCTGGTCTTTTATGAAAATGCCcttcctgcctccaccatcagctTGCAAACGTTTATTGGCTGTGCTGTGAGAGAGTTTCGGTTCCTGGCCAGGAAACCTGGTTGTAAAGGATTGCGAATAACTACAGATGCATGCTGGGGACGATGTGAGACCTGGGAG AGACCGATTCTTGATCCTCCTTACGTTGAAGCATACCACCGGGTCTGTACCTACAACGAAACCAGGTTCGTCACGGTGAAACTACCCAACTGCCACGCTGACGTCGATCCATTCTACACCTACCCGGTCGCAGTGCGGTGCGACTGTGGCATTTGCTCAACTACAACCACCGAGTGCGAGACCTTGTAA